Proteins from a genomic interval of Medicago truncatula cultivar Jemalong A17 chromosome 3, MtrunA17r5.0-ANR, whole genome shotgun sequence:
- the LOC25488803 gene encoding uncharacterized protein — protein MEVSYKILRRSIHSFLQNYQYFTITISILAFPFSASILLSQALVPFSSSLFPQIYNHLKTLFDAAGFPSSSQLFTVLNLKVSQTITSSIFTLPFTLTFFLIAKAFIIQALNKNKENFQPSSYNYKPILHTYIYNTLFILSANATTFCFLFLAFSFTEGLGNSSSSFTVFLSAAAAVLFSVILANALVICNMALTLSGVEGHGGYMTILKACVVLRGRTSMALFLALPVNVGLAAIEALFQFRVVRGYYIDEKSWFFIALEGIFIAYLYSIFIIIDTIVSYMFYKSCKVRGSLIDKEDKHFLRIELIEEDNYYGYLGIKNFQELP, from the coding sequence ATGGAAGTCTCATACAAAATTCTTAGAAGATCAATTCATAGTTTTCTTCAAAACTATCAATATTTCACCATAACAATATCAATTCTAGCATTTCCTTTCTCAGCATCAATACTCCTTTCACAAGCATTAGTCCCTTTTTCTTCATCCCTTTTCCCTCAAATATACAATCACCTAAAAACTCTCTTTGATGCTGCAGGCTTTCCTTCTTCATCACAATTGTTTACTGTTCTTAACCTTAAAGTTTCTCAAACAATCACTTCCTCAATCTTCACACTTCCTTTCACTCTCACTTTTTTCCTCATTGCAAAAGCTTTCATAATTCAAGCTTtgaataaaaacaaagaaaattttcAACCTTCATCTTATAATTACAAACCAATCCTTCACACCTATATCTACAATACTTTATTCATTCTATCTGCAAATGCAACTACTTTTTGCTTCCTTTTTCTTGCATTTAGTTTTACTGAAGGGCTGGGAAACTCTTCGTCTAGTTTCACCGTTTTTCTCTCGGCTGCAGCTGCAGTTTTGTTCTCTGTGATCCTCGCGAATGCACTCGTGATATGCAACATGGCGCTGACGCTATCTGGTGTGGAGGGACATGGAGGTTATATGACAATTCTGAAAGCATGTGTTGTTCTAAGGGGACGGACATCGATGGCTTTGTTCTTGGCACTTCCTGTTAATGTAGGTTTGGCTGCCATTGAAGCTTTGTTTCAATTCCGGGTCGTGAGAGGATATTACATTGATGAAAAGTCATGGTTTTTCATAGCTTTGGAGGGTATTTTCATTGCTTATTTGTActcaatcttcatcatcattgACACTATTGTGAGTTACATGTTTTACAAAAGCTGCAAAGTAAGAGGATCATTGATTGACAAGGAAGACAAGCATTTTTTAAGGATTGAACTCATAGAGGAGGACAATTATTATGGTTACTTGGGAATCAAGAATTTTCAAGAACTACCATGA